One genomic segment of Myotis daubentonii chromosome 14, mMyoDau2.1, whole genome shotgun sequence includes these proteins:
- the IL17RE gene encoding interleukin-17 receptor E isoform X2: MWLGLLVRIKEEFGAGRGKGRLRRGFLLALCSLLLDCKVLPPAFRPCSYVLGALTQRKSMGHPRLAALLLPLSLLLIGVSASAGIGCPCLPHWTTRRLLVSHMDDSFTERSAHIPCHTLPHTRGAWLWCCPCSLCLHLVSTPSDLQLSWFHRLVQKSKKSYMFQFCRRHKMPASAQRKLLTHCCLSEKDHQMSVPSPDISQNGLRFKRTQPSDPEAVEGLPRQDSQRHKGPEFSFDLLPEARAIRVSIPSDPEVSVRLCHQWALECEELSSPFDVQKTVSRGHTVDLPYEFLLPCLCIEASYLQEDTVRRKKCPFQSWPEAYGSDFWKSVNFTDYSQHSQMVMAPTLRCPLKLEASLCQRQGGNSLCEDLPNATARESEGWYVLEKVDLHPQLCFKFSFGNSSHIECPHQTAPSWNVSMDTQAQQLILHFSTRTHATFSAAWSHPDMGRDSLLPPVYSISQTQGSSPVTLELIIPFLRPGACVLVWRSDVQFAWKHLLCPDDTWDY, encoded by the exons ATGTGGCTTGGCCTGCTTGTTAGGATCAAGGAGGAGTTTGGGGCTGGGCGGGGCAAGGGCAGGCTGAGGCGAGGGTTCCTACTGGCATTGTGCTCCCTGTTGCTGGACTGCAAAGTCCTGCCACCCGCCTTCAGGCCGTGCAGCTATGTTCTGGGTGCCCTGACCCAACGGAAGTCCATGGGGCACCCCAgactggcagccctgctcctgcctctcaGCCTGCTGCTCATTGGCGTCTCTGCCTCTGCTGGGATTGGCTGTCCCTGTCTGCCCCACTGGACTACCCGCCGTCTGCTGGTCTCCCACATG GATGACAGTTTCACTG AAAGATCTGCCCATATTCCTTGCCATACCCTGCCACATACCCGGGGTGCTTGGCTCTGGTGCTGTCCCTGCAGTTTGTGCCTGCACCTGGTGTCAACTCCTTCAG ACCTTCAACTGAGCTGGTTCCACCGCCTGGTGCAGAAATCCAAAAAGTCTTACATGTTCCAGTTCTGTAGGAGACATAAGATGCCAGCATCTGCTCAG AGGAAGCTTCTGACTCACTGTTGCCTGTCTGAGAAGGACCATCAAATGTCCGTCCCCTCCCCAGACATCTCCCAAAATGGGCTGCGCTTCAAAAGGACCCAACCTTCAGATCCAGAGGCAGTGGAAGGTCTCCCGAGACAGGACTCACAAAGGCATAAAG GGCCTGAGTTCTCCTTTGACTTGCTGCCTGAGGCACGGGCCATTCGAGTGAGCATTCCCTCAGACCCTGAGGTCAGCGTGCGTCTTTGTCACCAGTGGGCACTAGAGTGCGAAGAGCTGAGCAGTCCCTTTGATGTCCAG AAAACCGTGTCTAGGGGCCACACTGTAGACCTGCCTTATGAATTCCTTCTGCCCTGTCTGTGCATAGAG GCATCCTACCTGCAAGAGGATACAGTGAGGCGCAAAAAATGTCCCTTCCAGAGCTGGCCTGAAGCCT ATGGCTCGGACTTTTGGAAGTCAGTGAACTTTACCGACTACAGCCAGCACAGTCAGATGGTCATGGCCCCAACACTCCGCTGCCCACTCAAGCTGGaagcctccctctgccagaggcaGGGCGGGAACAGCCTCTGTGAAGACCTGCCCAATGCCACAGCTCGAGAGTCAGAGGGG TGGTATGTTTTGGAGAAGGTGGACTTGCACCCCCAGCTCTGTTTCAAG TTCTCTTTTGGAAACAGCAGCCACATTGAATGTCCCCATCAGACTG CCCCATCCTGGAATGTGAGCATggacacccaggcccagcagctgATCCTTCACTTCTCCACAAGGACGCATGCCACCTTCAGTGCTGCCTGGAGCCACCCAGACATGGGGCGGGACAGCCTGCTGCCCCCTGTGTACAGCATCAGCCAG ACTCAGGGCTCAAGCCCGGTGACACTAGAGCTCATCATTCCCTTCCTGAGGCCAGGGGCCTGTGTTCTG GTGTGGAGGTCAGATGTCCAGTTTGCCTGGAAGCACCTCTTGTGTCCAGATG ACACCTGGGACTATTGA
- the IL17RE gene encoding interleukin-17 receptor E isoform X1: MWLGLLVRIKEEFGAGRGKGRLRRGFLLALCSLLLDCKVLPPAFRPCSYVLGALTQRKSMGHPRLAALLLPLSLLLIGVSASAGIGCPCLPHWTTRRLLVSHMDDSFTERSAHIPCHTLPHTRGAWLWCCPCSLCLHLVSTPSDLQLSWFHRLVQKSKKSYMFQFCRRHKMPASAQRKLLTHCCLSEKDHQMSVPSPDISQNGLRFKRTQPSDPEAVEGLPRQDSQRHKGPEFSFDLLPEARAIRVSIPSDPEVSVRLCHQWALECEELSSPFDVQKTVSRGHTVDLPYEFLLPCLCIEASYLQEDTVRRKKCPFQSWPEAYGSDFWKSVNFTDYSQHSQMVMAPTLRCPLKLEASLCQRQGGNSLCEDLPNATARESEGWYVLEKVDLHPQLCFKFSFGNSSHIECPHQTAPSWNVSMDTQAQQLILHFSTRTHATFSAAWSHPDMGRDSLLPPVYSISQTQGSSPVTLELIIPFLRPGACVLALANRILCCFCTWRTQRRSGAWWERWLNCCGPRWAASAT; encoded by the exons ATGTGGCTTGGCCTGCTTGTTAGGATCAAGGAGGAGTTTGGGGCTGGGCGGGGCAAGGGCAGGCTGAGGCGAGGGTTCCTACTGGCATTGTGCTCCCTGTTGCTGGACTGCAAAGTCCTGCCACCCGCCTTCAGGCCGTGCAGCTATGTTCTGGGTGCCCTGACCCAACGGAAGTCCATGGGGCACCCCAgactggcagccctgctcctgcctctcaGCCTGCTGCTCATTGGCGTCTCTGCCTCTGCTGGGATTGGCTGTCCCTGTCTGCCCCACTGGACTACCCGCCGTCTGCTGGTCTCCCACATG GATGACAGTTTCACTG AAAGATCTGCCCATATTCCTTGCCATACCCTGCCACATACCCGGGGTGCTTGGCTCTGGTGCTGTCCCTGCAGTTTGTGCCTGCACCTGGTGTCAACTCCTTCAG ACCTTCAACTGAGCTGGTTCCACCGCCTGGTGCAGAAATCCAAAAAGTCTTACATGTTCCAGTTCTGTAGGAGACATAAGATGCCAGCATCTGCTCAG AGGAAGCTTCTGACTCACTGTTGCCTGTCTGAGAAGGACCATCAAATGTCCGTCCCCTCCCCAGACATCTCCCAAAATGGGCTGCGCTTCAAAAGGACCCAACCTTCAGATCCAGAGGCAGTGGAAGGTCTCCCGAGACAGGACTCACAAAGGCATAAAG GGCCTGAGTTCTCCTTTGACTTGCTGCCTGAGGCACGGGCCATTCGAGTGAGCATTCCCTCAGACCCTGAGGTCAGCGTGCGTCTTTGTCACCAGTGGGCACTAGAGTGCGAAGAGCTGAGCAGTCCCTTTGATGTCCAG AAAACCGTGTCTAGGGGCCACACTGTAGACCTGCCTTATGAATTCCTTCTGCCCTGTCTGTGCATAGAG GCATCCTACCTGCAAGAGGATACAGTGAGGCGCAAAAAATGTCCCTTCCAGAGCTGGCCTGAAGCCT ATGGCTCGGACTTTTGGAAGTCAGTGAACTTTACCGACTACAGCCAGCACAGTCAGATGGTCATGGCCCCAACACTCCGCTGCCCACTCAAGCTGGaagcctccctctgccagaggcaGGGCGGGAACAGCCTCTGTGAAGACCTGCCCAATGCCACAGCTCGAGAGTCAGAGGGG TGGTATGTTTTGGAGAAGGTGGACTTGCACCCCCAGCTCTGTTTCAAG TTCTCTTTTGGAAACAGCAGCCACATTGAATGTCCCCATCAGACTG CCCCATCCTGGAATGTGAGCATggacacccaggcccagcagctgATCCTTCACTTCTCCACAAGGACGCATGCCACCTTCAGTGCTGCCTGGAGCCACCCAGACATGGGGCGGGACAGCCTGCTGCCCCCTGTGTACAGCATCAGCCAG ACTCAGGGCTCAAGCCCGGTGACACTAGAGCTCATCATTCCCTTCCTGAGGCCAGGGGCCTGTGTTCTG GCCCTAGCCAACCGCATCCTGTGCTGCTTCTGCACGTGGCGGACACAGAGGCGCAGCGGCGCCTGGTGGGAGCGCTGGCTGAACTGCTGCGGGCCACGTTGGGCGGCGAGCGCGACGTGA